The following proteins are co-located in the Candidatus Paracaedibacter acanthamoebae genome:
- a CDS encoding recombinase family protein, producing MGHRAAIYARVSTTDQSCERQITELTAFADRGGFKIIGIFKDITFGTKTNRLARNRVIKLAQARKIDAILVTELSRWGRSTQDLLETLNRLSGWKVLVVAMNGMTFELNTPHGCMMATILAGIAQFERDLLSEHVKSGLAAARARGKKLGRQPGQRPKSNKLTPRVLEALESGKSYRWIARDLGISKNTVTDIVKRNRENS from the coding sequence TTGGGACATCGTGCCGCCATATATGCCAGAGTCTCTACGACTGACCAATCGTGCGAACGACAAATAACAGAATTGACAGCCTTTGCTGATCGAGGTGGCTTTAAAATAATTGGCATCTTTAAGGATATTACTTTTGGAACAAAAACAAATCGCCTCGCCCGTAACCGCGTCATCAAACTCGCGCAGGCTCGAAAAATCGATGCTATTTTGGTCACAGAGCTCAGTCGATGGGGACGCTCCACTCAGGATCTTCTGGAAACACTTAATCGACTTTCAGGATGGAAAGTTTTGGTGGTTGCTATGAATGGTATGACCTTCGAACTTAACACACCTCATGGCTGTATGATGGCTACTATACTGGCAGGAATTGCTCAATTTGAGCGCGACCTTCTCAGCGAACACGTGAAATCTGGTCTTGCTGCAGCGAGAGCACGAGGAAAAAAGCTTGGCCGCCAACCAGGGCAACGACCAAAATCAAACAAACTTACTCCCAGAGTGCTTGAAGCCTTAGAATCTGGAAAAAGCTATCGTTGGATTGCTCGAGACCTTGGCATCAGTAAAAATACTGTAACTGACATCGTCAAACGGAACAGGGAAAATTCTTAG
- a CDS encoding S8 family serine peptidase — protein MMIKQLYFLFFGLFLGVQGSTNASSFETCELNYGPNTKITLIKSQNLIGVKLANAEADTCDNLHSILGDEADKFISIYQNLGGFQILKLKTPTDLNIKLDQIRSFQGVEKGTHVYHTQPQDQTPVVPKGDLYVKFKKNISSDERDEILKQHALDLLETRGKNKFIVSITPSALNPVKTAKLLQTLESVEIAEPNLATPLALLGFDRPKDPYLHYQWALYNDGGFPWVKNADARVIAAWKAMDSLGKESFGSPFITVAVIDTGFDIGYPYDRVISFQELDHLLNRQHLIRWEDFINPPEVHLPSWSHPPADLPDIIRRGHPDLGRWKETLLLPPIQILPRVQVGGQPYIRHENSKITAPWDFVRNNDDPRPDRKDPNLKSTDNETRMRAITYLKHGTNCAGIAVGEVGGGKIVGAAPNAKLMPVRALQLGLGAGDDDIEQWFNYVTENGADVVSCSWGSEAKNKPLSYRQVWAIQKCAKFGRDINGDKKGCVIVFAAGNKNENINDTESPHVKINTYATHPDVIAVAASSPLDQRWLFTVGHGSNFGKEISICAPGEDIFTSSVRGEWEKTEAAKDYISDFGGTSASTALVSGIAALVLSVNPNLKSGEVKGILETTARKIGDLSTYDSNGHSPFYGYGCVNAYAAVNKAAGVDLGSGEDVGAPQPGDIPPEEPEPPRDPSGGIWP, from the coding sequence ATGATGATAAAGCAACTTTATTTTCTGTTCTTCGGTCTCTTTTTAGGGGTACAAGGAAGCACCAATGCTTCTAGTTTTGAGACATGCGAACTCAATTATGGCCCGAACACCAAGATTACTTTAATAAAAAGCCAAAACCTCATCGGGGTTAAGCTTGCGAACGCTGAGGCCGATACATGCGATAATCTTCACTCAATTTTAGGAGACGAAGCAGATAAATTTATAAGTATCTACCAAAATTTAGGAGGGTTCCAGATTCTAAAACTTAAAACACCTACAGATCTCAATATTAAATTAGATCAAATAAGAAGCTTTCAAGGTGTAGAAAAAGGAACTCATGTTTACCATACCCAACCTCAGGACCAAACACCTGTGGTTCCTAAGGGAGATCTGTATGTAAAATTTAAAAAAAATATCTCCTCAGATGAGCGTGACGAGATTTTAAAACAACATGCTCTTGATCTGCTTGAGACAAGAGGAAAGAACAAGTTTATTGTTTCTATCACTCCTTCTGCTCTAAACCCCGTAAAAACGGCAAAGCTCTTACAAACCTTGGAATCAGTGGAAATTGCCGAACCTAATCTTGCAACTCCCCTTGCTTTACTGGGTTTTGATAGGCCCAAAGATCCATATTTGCACTATCAGTGGGCCTTATATAATGACGGAGGTTTTCCCTGGGTAAAAAACGCGGATGCTCGTGTAATTGCTGCTTGGAAAGCGATGGATAGTTTGGGGAAGGAGAGTTTTGGATCCCCCTTTATCACTGTAGCAGTGATTGATACTGGTTTTGACATAGGTTATCCTTATGACAGGGTAATCTCTTTTCAGGAATTGGATCATTTATTGAATCGTCAACATTTAATCCGCTGGGAAGATTTTATAAATCCCCCTGAAGTTCATTTACCAAGCTGGAGCCATCCTCCTGCTGATCTTCCTGACATAATAAGGAGGGGCCATCCTGATTTAGGCCGTTGGAAAGAGACTCTATTATTACCACCAATACAAATTTTGCCTCGCGTCCAGGTAGGTGGACAGCCGTATATTCGTCATGAAAACTCTAAAATTACTGCGCCTTGGGACTTTGTTAGGAATAATGATGACCCTAGGCCAGATCGTAAGGACCCAAACCTAAAGAGCACAGATAATGAAACTCGGATGCGCGCTATTACCTATCTTAAGCATGGCACAAACTGTGCTGGCATAGCGGTGGGTGAAGTAGGAGGAGGCAAGATTGTAGGAGCTGCCCCTAATGCAAAGCTTATGCCTGTGCGGGCGTTACAGTTAGGGCTGGGGGCGGGGGATGATGATATTGAGCAATGGTTTAACTATGTCACGGAAAACGGAGCAGATGTCGTTAGTTGTAGTTGGGGGTCAGAGGCTAAAAACAAGCCACTTTCGTACCGCCAAGTGTGGGCAATTCAAAAATGCGCAAAATTTGGCCGGGATATAAATGGAGATAAAAAAGGATGTGTTATCGTTTTTGCCGCGGGAAATAAGAACGAAAATATTAATGATACTGAGTCTCCCCATGTTAAGATAAATACTTATGCTACCCATCCAGATGTTATAGCGGTTGCAGCTTCATCACCTTTGGATCAAAGATGGCTCTTCACAGTTGGGCATGGCTCTAATTTTGGCAAAGAAATTTCAATCTGTGCGCCTGGTGAGGATATCTTCACTTCTTCTGTTAGAGGAGAGTGGGAGAAGACTGAGGCTGCAAAGGACTATATAAGCGATTTTGGAGGTACATCTGCATCAACTGCGCTTGTTTCGGGGATTGCTGCGCTTGTTTTGTCTGTCAATCCTAACCTTAAAAGTGGGGAAGTTAAAGGAATACTGGAAACAACAGCTCGAAAAATTGGAGATTTAAGCACTTATGACAGTAATGGTCATTCACCATTTTATGGCTATGGTTGTGTAAATGCCTACGCTGCCGTTAACAAAGCTGCAGGTGTGGATCTAGGGTCAGGAGAAGACGTTGGAGCTCCACAGCCAGGAGACATACCACCTGAAGAGCCAGAACCTCCGAGAGACCCAAGTGGAGGGATTTGGCCTTAG
- a CDS encoding response regulator, with translation MNSLLCCYFPTKVIFVDDDEGVLKSINSFINHDIANYDFFTDPYKALEVINSSIPTDFITSSISSPEAKIYELYKAMHNAKRHEEVSTVIVDFQMPAMNGLEFCEKIKNPYVRKILHTGVADENVAIRAFNKGIIDGYIKKQDFDKEKVVNDFIHTSQLAYFKTLTDVLVGSAFKEINSINPEETAFYDPVFIQYFDELVKKHSICEYYINEVVGGFICLSRKGELSTLYAFTAETLEDNQINTHATLRDLIDLENSDYAALIKDIEEDRKTMCFPFYGKGWVDINSHNWKNYVHTLEVIEGNHPYYVAYIPHPGFEKDLNLCSFEHSQQAR, from the coding sequence ATGAATTCTTTATTATGCTGTTATTTTCCGACAAAAGTTATCTTTGTAGATGATGATGAAGGGGTTTTAAAAAGTATCAATTCATTTATCAACCATGACATAGCCAATTATGATTTTTTTACTGATCCTTATAAGGCGTTGGAGGTTATTAACAGCTCTATTCCTACTGATTTTATCACTTCATCGATTTCTTCTCCGGAGGCAAAAATCTATGAGCTCTACAAGGCAATGCACAATGCAAAACGTCATGAGGAAGTCTCAACTGTTATTGTTGATTTTCAAATGCCAGCGATGAATGGTTTAGAATTTTGTGAAAAAATAAAGAATCCATACGTTCGAAAGATTCTGCATACCGGAGTTGCGGATGAAAATGTTGCTATCCGGGCTTTCAATAAAGGAATTATTGACGGATACATTAAAAAGCAGGATTTTGATAAAGAAAAAGTTGTTAATGATTTTATCCATACGAGTCAATTGGCATACTTTAAAACGCTAACAGATGTTTTGGTTGGAAGTGCGTTTAAGGAAATCAATTCTATCAATCCAGAAGAAACGGCTTTTTATGATCCAGTTTTTATTCAATATTTTGATGAGTTAGTAAAAAAACACAGCATATGCGAATATTATATTAACGAAGTGGTCGGGGGATTTATTTGCCTTTCTCGGAAAGGTGAATTAAGTACACTTTATGCCTTTACAGCCGAAACATTAGAAGATAACCAGATCAATACACATGCAACTCTTAGGGATCTTATTGACTTAGAAAACTCAGATTATGCGGCTTTAATAAAAGATATAGAAGAAGACCGTAAAACCATGTGCTTTCCTTTCTATGGTAAAGGCTGGGTTGATATTAATAGTCATAACTGGAAAAATTATGTCCATACTCTTGAGGTTATAGAAGGTAACCATCCTTATTATGTGGCATATATTCCCCATCCAGGTTTTGAAAAGGATCTAAATCTTTGTTCATTTGAGCACTCTCAACAAGCAAGGTGA
- a CDS encoding IS110 family transposase, with translation MATTLLVLLPELGTLNRHQIANLAGLAPHPCESGKIVEYRRTKGGRADVKRILFMAALTARRTNSPLKAFYENLINRGKKKMVALTALMRKIVIIANAKLKSLQT, from the coding sequence GTGGCCACCACTCTTTTGGTATTACTGCCTGAATTAGGAACCCTTAACCGGCACCAAATAGCCAACCTTGCAGGATTGGCTCCTCATCCTTGTGAAAGTGGAAAGATAGTGGAATATAGAAGAACAAAAGGCGGCAGAGCTGATGTTAAACGCATCCTCTTTATGGCTGCTTTGACAGCGAGAAGAACCAATAGTCCTCTTAAGGCTTTCTATGAAAATCTTATCAACAGAGGTAAAAAGAAAATGGTCGCTTTGACGGCTCTTATGCGTAAAATCGTCATCATTGCTAATGCTAAACTTAAGTCCTTACAAACATAG